A single region of the bacterium genome encodes:
- the lpdA gene encoding dihydrolipoyl dehydrogenase, with the protein MSEAQYDVVVIGGGPGGYPAAIRARQLGLSVALVEREHLGGICLNWGCIPTKALLRTSEVHHLIERADEFGLSVGDVSFDVEKIVKRSRQVSKRLSTGVKGLLKKNEVDVLDGVGRLAGPGRVAVDAADGTTLELAAGSVILATGARARSLPGLEPDGELVWSYKEAMVPASLPARLLVVGSGAIGIEFASFYNDLGADVTVVEALPRILPVEDEEISGLAHKQFEKQGITIHTSATVSQLEKANGEVTATITPEDGDPIVATYDRVILAIGIVGNVEGIGVEGTGVVVDRGHIVTNEWTETGEPNVFAIGDVAGPPWLAHKATHEGVLCAERIAGVQGLHPMNPERIPGCTYCRPQIASVGLSEAKAIEAGREVRVGRFPFRGNGKAIALGEMEGLVKTVFDAKTGELLGAHLVGAEVTELIQGFVVAMNLETTEAELMHTVFPHPTLSEMMHESTLAAYDRAIHI; encoded by the coding sequence ATGAGCGAGGCGCAGTACGACGTGGTGGTGATCGGCGGCGGGCCCGGGGGCTACCCGGCGGCGATCCGGGCACGCCAGCTCGGGCTCTCGGTCGCGCTCGTCGAGCGCGAACATCTCGGCGGGATCTGCCTGAACTGGGGCTGCATCCCGACCAAGGCGCTCCTGCGGACGAGCGAGGTCCATCACCTGATCGAGCGGGCCGACGAGTTCGGTCTCTCGGTGGGCGACGTGTCCTTCGACGTCGAGAAGATCGTGAAGCGCTCGCGCCAGGTCTCGAAGCGACTGAGCACCGGTGTCAAAGGGCTGCTCAAGAAGAACGAGGTGGACGTGCTCGACGGCGTCGGACGACTCGCCGGGCCGGGGCGCGTCGCCGTCGACGCTGCGGACGGTACGACCCTCGAGCTCGCTGCGGGAAGCGTGATCCTCGCGACCGGCGCCCGCGCACGGTCGCTGCCGGGACTCGAGCCCGATGGCGAGCTCGTCTGGAGCTACAAGGAAGCGATGGTCCCGGCCTCGCTGCCGGCGCGACTGCTCGTGGTGGGCTCCGGCGCGATCGGCATCGAGTTCGCGAGCTTCTACAACGATCTCGGCGCCGACGTCACCGTGGTCGAAGCGCTGCCGCGGATCCTGCCCGTCGAGGACGAAGAGATCTCCGGACTCGCCCACAAGCAGTTCGAGAAGCAGGGCATCACGATCCATACGAGCGCGACGGTTTCGCAGCTCGAGAAGGCCAACGGCGAAGTGACCGCGACGATCACGCCCGAGGACGGCGACCCCATCGTCGCGACCTACGACCGCGTCATCCTCGCGATCGGGATCGTCGGCAACGTCGAGGGGATCGGCGTCGAAGGGACCGGCGTCGTGGTCGATCGGGGCCACATCGTCACCAACGAGTGGACCGAGACCGGAGAGCCGAACGTCTTTGCGATCGGCGACGTCGCCGGCCCGCCCTGGTTGGCCCACAAGGCGACCCACGAGGGCGTGCTCTGCGCCGAGCGGATCGCGGGCGTTCAAGGACTCCACCCCATGAATCCCGAGCGCATCCCCGGCTGCACGTACTGCCGCCCCCAGATCGCGAGCGTCGGGCTCAGCGAGGCCAAGGCGATCGAGGCCGGCCGCGAGGTCCGGGTCGGGCGCTTCCCGTTCCGGGGAAACGGCAAGGCCATCGCGCTCGGTGAGATGGAGGGGCTCGTGAAGACGGTCTTCGACGCGAAGACCGGCGAGCTGCTCGGGGCCCACCTGGTCGGCGCCGAGGTCACGGAGCTGATCCAGGGCTTCGTCGTCGCCATGA